Proteins from one Cicer arietinum cultivar CDC Frontier isolate Library 1 chromosome 3, Cicar.CDCFrontier_v2.0, whole genome shotgun sequence genomic window:
- the LOC140919725 gene encoding secreted RxLR effector protein 161-like encodes MLFKLKNTGEDVRQIEYASIIDNFMYATNCTRPDIAYVVGLLWRFTSRPIMEHCHAIERVMGYLKRTMNLEFHYQRFYAVLEQYSDADWNTLLDDS; translated from the coding sequence ATGTTATTCAAATTGAAAAACACTGGTGAAGATGTTAGACAAATTGAATATGCGAGTATCATTGACAACTTTATGTATGCCACTAactgtactagacccgacatcgCATACGTTGTGGGACTATTGTGGAGGTTCACCAGTAGACCTATTATGGAGCATTGTCATgctatcgaaagagtcatgggataccttaaaaggaccatgaaTCTCGAATTTcattatcaaagattttatGCCGTCCTTGAACAAtacagtgatgctgattggaacactTTATTAGATGACTCCTAA